The following proteins come from a genomic window of Candidatus Kuenenbacteria bacterium:
- a CDS encoding phospholipid carrier-dependent glycosyltransferase, whose protein sequence is MILSFIKKHYLIISILAIAFILRLVGILYGHPLALVNDETPTLAASLKMIGTSSLRANAFQYYYPAGLAYVFLPFLALYLVFARIFGIFGSIAEIKDIVLLNIGYFAPVARFVSVILGTASVFLVYHISQRLFSHKKIGLLAAWFLAINFFHVANSHYGQTWTAQSFFILLVLFWAVYFYQKEKISRYDYPLAGIFIGLAFSINFVGIISYVWFLLAHWLKNKGQKFVKIFIANKNFWLANLVLLLMIALVYYLNPFGLNNYFGRIFNDNPATNSYSFFSFTSLKILFSYLKNGFLAEPLLFLLIIPAALILWRKHKIAFCFLIPWLIIYLLFLAPLTNPMVRYLLPTIPLMSIVVAFFIHYLFEKFSAKIKIFIIIIFLLSLPNLFFSLLLDYRMTRQDTRLLAYSWVVNNIKSGSHIKNLDLGAEIPFVESKEIVSLIKEKLPELYSSKRKYLSSLEEENYPDPNYAIINYPDLVAADYDFEYLIVSDFDKNNLINKTKPTAASQKLIKYFYPSENSPLPTKSELELPFNLYSFDPWFLLRFYDYYGPYIEIYELKKTP, encoded by the coding sequence ATGATATTATCTTTTATAAAAAAACACTACCTTATCATCTCGATTTTGGCTATCGCTTTTATTTTGCGGCTAGTTGGGATTTTATATGGCCATCCATTAGCCCTGGTCAATGATGAAACACCCACGCTGGCTGCTAGTTTGAAGATGATTGGCACCAGCTCACTGCGCGCCAATGCTTTTCAGTATTATTATCCGGCTGGCCTCGCCTATGTCTTTCTTCCATTTTTAGCTCTTTATCTAGTTTTTGCTAGGATTTTTGGGATATTTGGCAGTATCGCCGAGATCAAGGATATTGTTCTTTTAAATATTGGTTATTTCGCACCGGTCGCCAGGTTTGTCAGCGTTATTCTAGGCACTGCCTCCGTTTTTTTGGTTTACCACATCAGTCAAAGATTATTTAGCCATAAAAAAATCGGCCTTTTGGCCGCTTGGTTTTTGGCTATCAATTTTTTTCATGTGGCTAATTCTCATTATGGTCAGACTTGGACAGCCCAGTCTTTTTTTATTTTATTAGTACTGTTTTGGGCGGTTTATTTTTATCAAAAAGAAAAAATTTCTCGCTATGATTATCCCTTGGCTGGTATTTTTATCGGTTTGGCCTTTAGCATCAACTTTGTTGGTATTATCAGCTATGTTTGGTTTTTATTGGCTCACTGGCTGAAAAATAAGGGCCAAAAGTTTGTAAAAATTTTTATTGCCAATAAGAATTTTTGGCTGGCCAATCTGGTTTTATTATTAATGATTGCTTTGGTTTATTATCTCAATCCTTTTGGCTTGAATAATTATTTTGGCCGAATTTTTAATGACAACCCCGCAACCAATAGTTACTCCTTTTTTAGTTTTACTAGTTTAAAGATTTTATTTTCTTATCTCAAAAATGGCTTTTTAGCGGAGCCGTTATTATTTCTCCTAATTATTCCTGCCGCCCTTATTCTTTGGAGAAAGCATAAAATTGCTTTTTGTTTTTTAATACCTTGGCTGATTATTTATTTGCTTTTTCTGGCCCCATTGACCAACCCGATGGTTAGATATCTGTTGCCGACCATTCCTTTGATGTCTATTGTTGTCGCTTTCTTTATTCACTATCTTTTTGAAAAATTTTCCGCCAAAATAAAAATTTTTATTATCATTATTTTTCTTTTGAGCTTGCCCAATCTTTTTTTTAGTTTGTTGCTTGATTATCGGATGACCAGACAAGATACCCGCCTCTTGGCTTACAGCTGGGTAGTCAATAATATCAAAAGTGGCAGCCATATCAAAAATTTAGATCTAGGCGCGGAAATTCCCTTTGTGGAAAGCAAAGAAATAGTCAGCCTGATAAAAGAAAAATTGCCCGAGCTTTATTCCAGCAAAAGAAAATATTTATCTTCACTAGAGGAGGAAAATTATCCCGATCCCAATTATGCCATTATCAATTATCCTGATCTGGTAGCCGCCGATTATGATTTCGAATATTTGATTGTGAGTGACTTTGATAAAAATAATTTAATAAACAAAACCAAACCAACAGCTGCTTCCCAAAAGCTGATAAAATACTTTTATCCAAGTGAAAATAGCCCCCTGCCAACCAAAAGTGAGCTGGAGTTACCCTTCAATCTTTATTCGTTCGATCCCTGGTTTTTGCTCCGTTTCTATGATTATTATGGCCCCTATATTGAGATTTACGAGCTAAAAAAGACGCCATGA
- a CDS encoding glycosyltransferase family 4 protein has product MRVIILANHLEATDGWSRYAYDLAKNLKAAGHEILCLVNKKSSADIGQRVVFGSPLGYLANPWRSFKTGKKIQSIFFEFQPDIIHVVTEPYASCLIFCRYPKSKIIMTIHGTYAYPPALLSSSLKHFLARLLTTSVYKKITTVIAVSSFTKNHLIKKINSSKLRAKTKVITNGIDLVSFPLLNTAPARDNKIKKIMFVGGIKSGKGILEALAGLLYYKNNFSEEFQFIIIGQAEPETSYFGALQKFINESNLIDQVVFRGRISHEELLAAYKEADLFLMPSLCVDDKWLEGFGLVYLEAASQGVPCLGSKESGAIDAIVDGETGYLVDARDPVDIAKHIDLVLNKKTINPAECLAWAEKNDIKNKIKEITELYRSALL; this is encoded by the coding sequence ATGAGAGTTATTATCCTTGCCAACCACCTAGAGGCGACTGACGGCTGGAGCCGCTATGCTTATGATCTCGCCAAAAACCTAAAAGCCGCTGGCCACGAGATTCTTTGTTTGGTCAATAAAAAATCCTCTGCTGATATTGGTCAGAGAGTGGTTTTTGGCAGCCCCTTGGGCTACCTAGCCAACCCTTGGCGATCTTTCAAAACTGGCAAAAAAATTCAGTCGATATTTTTTGAATTTCAGCCAGACATTATCCATGTCGTTACCGAACCCTATGCCAGCTGTTTAATATTTTGTCGTTACCCCAAATCCAAGATAATCATGACTATCCATGGCACCTATGCTTATCCACCAGCACTTTTATCCAGTTCCCTTAAACATTTTCTGGCCCGCCTGTTGACCACCAGTGTTTATAAAAAAATAACTACTGTTATTGCTGTTAGTTCTTTTACCAAAAATCACTTGATCAAAAAAATTAATTCTTCAAAACTCAGAGCCAAAACAAAAGTAATTACCAATGGTATAGATTTGGTCTCATTCCCGCTTTTGAATACCGCCCCGGCTAGAGACAACAAAATTAAAAAAATTATGTTTGTCGGTGGCATCAAATCTGGCAAAGGAATTTTAGAAGCTCTGGCTGGTTTGCTTTATTATAAAAATAATTTTTCTGAAGAGTTCCAGTTTATTATTATTGGTCAAGCCGAACCCGAGACATCCTATTTTGGCGCTTTACAAAAATTTATTAATGAGAGCAATTTGATTGACCAGGTAGTTTTTCGCGGTCGCATCAGTCATGAAGAATTATTGGCTGCATACAAAGAAGCCGATTTGTTTCTGATGCCCTCTCTTTGTGTTGATGATAAATGGCTTGAAGGCTTTGGTTTGGTTTATCTGGAGGCCGCGAGCCAAGGTGTGCCCTGCCTTGGCTCCAAAGAATCTGGTGCTATTGATGCTATTGTTGATGGAGAGACCGGTTATCTTGTCGACGCCAGAGATCCCGTTGATATTGCCAAGCATATTGATTTAGTGCTCAACAAAAAAACAATCAATCCGGCTGAGTGTCTTGCCTGGGCCGAAAAGAATGATATCAAAAACAAAATTAAAGAAATAACAGAACTATACCGCTCCGCATTATTATAA
- a CDS encoding glycosyltransferase family 4 protein produces MKIVIVSNSFSPREGGAAAIAFEQAKLLSDLGHQVFVFSGVADKNIGWSKESGLSVYRLVTPGLPWFLRSYFCLRNKRIEDEFKKFLAEVSPEVIHFHNLYYQFPFSLFKIAKNFTPRTLFTVHDVMTFSYTKLSHFIDQKYNLENIDTINYHLSLWWQLKQSKKGFNPWRNIIIRHYLKYLTKIFSVSGELKKALEQNKIKNITTIHNGINVADWAVGESEAQKFKKELGLDNKKIILFAGRLSGYKGTKQIMAALEIITKTIPEAMLLVLDSQNNYQNSQPYVHLAGSASREQMKYYYAMSDLVVVPSICFDSFPTINLEAMACHKPVIATIFGGSRELVEDQKTGYLVNPLHIDELAEKIIYLLQNPKLAREMGESGYQKVKNEFNQEKWIQEILNCYHH; encoded by the coding sequence ATGAAAATAGTTATCGTTTCCAACTCTTTTTCTCCCCGCGAGGGCGGCGCTGCTGCTATCGCCTTTGAGCAGGCCAAATTATTATCAGATCTTGGCCATCAGGTTTTTGTTTTTTCCGGTGTTGCCGACAAAAATATTGGCTGGTCCAAAGAATCAGGTTTATCTGTTTATCGTTTGGTCACGCCAGGCTTGCCTTGGTTTTTGCGTTCTTATTTTTGTCTCCGTAATAAAAGGATAGAAGATGAATTTAAGAAATTTTTGGCTGAAGTAAGCCCAGAAGTTATCCACTTTCACAATCTCTATTACCAATTTCCTTTTTCTTTATTTAAAATAGCCAAAAATTTTACACCTCGCACCCTTTTTACTGTTCATGACGTGATGACCTTTAGCTATACCAAGCTTAGCCACTTTATTGATCAGAAATATAATTTAGAAAATATTGATACTATTAATTACCATTTATCTTTGTGGTGGCAGCTCAAGCAAAGCAAAAAAGGTTTTAATCCTTGGCGCAATATTATTATCCGCCATTATTTAAAATATTTAACCAAAATATTCAGTGTTAGCGGTGAACTCAAAAAAGCTCTAGAGCAAAATAAAATAAAAAATATTACAACTATTCACAATGGCATCAATGTTGCCGATTGGGCGGTAGGGGAGAGCGAAGCGCAAAAATTCAAAAAAGAATTAGGTTTGGATAATAAAAAAATTATTCTTTTCGCCGGCCGCTTGAGCGGCTACAAGGGCACCAAACAAATTATGGCCGCCCTGGAAATTATTACCAAGACAATTCCCGAAGCCATGCTTTTGGTTTTAGATAGCCAAAATAATTATCAGAATAGTCAGCCCTATGTTCATTTGGCTGGTTCGGCCAGTCGCGAGCAAATGAAATATTATTACGCCATGAGTGATCTTGTAGTTGTGCCCTCGATTTGTTTTGATTCTTTTCCCACGATCAATCTAGAAGCCATGGCCTGTCACAAGCCAGTCATCGCCACCATTTTCGGGGGGAGCAGAGAATTAGTTGAAGATCAAAAAACAGGCTATTTAGTTAACCCGTTACATATTGATGAATTAGCCGAAAAAATAATTTACCTTTTGCAAAATCCAAAGCTGGCTAGGGAAATGGGGGAGTCTGGTTATCAAAAAGTAAAAAATGAGTTTAATCAAGAAAAATGGATCCAAGAAATTTTAAACTGCTATCATCATTAA
- a CDS encoding GDP-mannose 4,6-dehydratase, translated as MKVLITGIGGFVGQYLNDYISQNHPEVEIHGTVFSNVHIDRTIFADNKFINHVCDINDKEKVRELINLVKPDIIFHLAAQSYVSSSWENPENTLHTNIIGQSNLFEAVRQLRDEKFDPVILIACSSEEYGPAIEIGHPPFTEASELRPKSPYAISKIAQDFMGFQYFQAYGLKIIRIRAFNHTGPGRDPVFGVSNFAKKIADIEKGNIVPEIKTRDLGALRDFTDVRDIVRGYWLAIEKCQPGQVYNLCSSRGITFEQILNKLLALSAVKNISLIKDPEGKRPTDGGQIIGDNTKFKNTTGWQVEIDFLEQTVPDMLNFWRKN; from the coding sequence ATGAAAGTTCTCATCACCGGTATTGGCGGATTTGTCGGCCAGTATCTCAATGATTATATTTCCCAAAACCACCCCGAGGTAGAAATACATGGCACGGTATTTAGCAATGTCCACATTGATCGGACAATTTTTGCTGATAATAAATTTATCAATCATGTTTGTGACATAAATGACAAAGAAAAAGTTAGAGAATTAATAAATCTAGTCAAGCCGGATATTATTTTTCATTTAGCGGCCCAAAGTTACGTCAGCTCTTCTTGGGAAAATCCAGAAAATACTCTCCATACCAACATTATTGGCCAAAGCAATTTATTTGAAGCCGTACGCCAATTGCGTGATGAAAAATTTGATCCGGTTATCTTAATCGCCTGTTCTTCTGAAGAATATGGCCCAGCAATAGAAATTGGCCACCCTCCCTTTACCGAGGCAAGCGAGCTCAGGCCCAAATCCCCCTATGCTATTTCCAAAATCGCTCAGGATTTTATGGGTTTTCAATATTTTCAGGCTTACGGCTTGAAAATCATTAGAATCCGGGCTTTTAACCACACTGGCCCGGGCCGTGATCCAGTTTTTGGTGTTTCCAATTTTGCCAAAAAAATTGCCGATATAGAAAAAGGAAACATTGTGCCAGAAATAAAAACCCGCGACCTAGGAGCTCTCCGTGATTTTACTGATGTGCGCGATATTGTGCGCGGCTATTGGCTGGCGATAGAAAAATGCCAACCCGGCCAAGTTTATAATCTGTGTTCTAGCCGCGGTATCACTTTTGAACAAATATTAAATAAACTCTTGGCTCTTTCCGCAGTTAAAAATATTTCTTTGATCAAAGATCCGGAGGGCAAAAGGCCGACTGACGGTGGCCAGATTATTGGTGATAATACCAAATTTAAAAATACCACCGGCTGGCAGGTGGAGATTGATTTCTTGGAGCAAACCGTGCCAGACATGTTAAATTTCTGGCGCAAAAATTAA
- a CDS encoding class I SAM-dependent methyltransferase → MDAYKKTKQNYEKGIKWHFEKSRSYDWSKQRKIFAKYLSDGAKILDAGCGGSDNFSDFIKMGFEMTGLDYSKKTISEIRKKFPKSKLYCCDLRKIKMPDNYYDGIWACASLINLRKIDISKVLTKFRKIVRDEGIIFVSLKKGNGEKMVTDLFGERMFSFFSKKEFITMAEQIGFKIKSVEIVTDNKLTKQKKSTKAPDWICLYLINKK, encoded by the coding sequence ATGGATGCATATAAAAAAACTAAACAGAATTACGAAAAAGGAATAAAGTGGCATTTTGAGAAAAGTCGTTCTTATGACTGGTCAAAGCAGAGAAAAATATTTGCTAAATATCTTAGCGACGGAGCCAAGATTCTAGATGCTGGCTGCGGCGGATCGGATAATTTTTCAGATTTTATAAAAATGGGGTTTGAGATGACTGGTTTGGATTATTCTAAAAAAACAATCAGCGAGATTAGGAAAAAATTCCCAAAATCAAAATTATATTGCTGTGATCTAAGGAAAATAAAAATGCCCGATAATTACTATGACGGCATATGGGCCTGTGCGTCTTTAATCAATCTGCGCAAAATAGATATCTCCAAGGTATTAACTAAATTTAGAAAAATAGTCAGGGATGAAGGGATAATTTTTGTTTCCCTTAAAAAGGGCAATGGAGAAAAAATGGTTACTGATTTGTTCGGAGAAAGAATGTTTAGCTTTTTTAGCAAAAAAGAATTTATAACTATGGCCGAACAAATTGGCTTCAAAATAAAATCTGTTGAAATTGTAACTGATAATAAATTAACCAAACAAAAAAAGAGCACAAAAGCTCCTGACTGGATTTGTTTGTATTTAATTAATAAAAAATAA
- a CDS encoding glycosyltransferase family 2 protein, with translation MKNQFNVPILLTVYRRVDTTEKTLNAIRQVKPRQLFVIADGARNAEEKIKCDAARAVVDQVDWECEVKKNFSEVNMNCGPRIASGLEWVFGQVDRAIILEDDCLPDESFFYYCEELLEKYKDNPKIMQIAGLNTQQGNKKFNCPDSYYFSQVAQTWGWATWQRAFNTYEFFLESWEGIRKTDKLKKILPNYAVREYWSNLFDNIKDNKKARDGTWDVQWFYNVLMHEGLVIAPKKNLITNIGFGEGAGSTVNVLDKNANMARYPMEFQLQHPARIEYNNRQADNYTFWYIYDINSGLKKKIKSFLRHYLPGPYYWLKKILKNI, from the coding sequence ATGAAAAATCAATTTAATGTCCCCATACTTTTAACAGTTTATCGGCGCGTCGATACAACCGAGAAAACACTCAATGCCATCAGACAAGTCAAGCCAAGACAGCTTTTTGTGATCGCTGACGGAGCGAGAAATGCCGAAGAAAAAATAAAGTGCGACGCGGCTAGGGCGGTAGTGGACCAAGTAGATTGGGAGTGCGAGGTAAAAAAGAATTTTTCTGAGGTGAATATGAATTGCGGACCGAGGATCGCCTCGGGGCTGGAGTGGGTTTTTGGGCAAGTGGATCGGGCGATAATTCTCGAGGACGACTGTCTGCCGGATGAAAGTTTTTTTTATTATTGCGAAGAACTTCTAGAAAAATACAAGGATAACCCAAAAATAATGCAAATTGCCGGGCTGAACACCCAACAAGGTAATAAAAAATTTAATTGTCCTGATAGCTATTATTTTTCTCAGGTGGCACAAACCTGGGGTTGGGCCACTTGGCAAAGAGCCTTTAACACTTATGAATTTTTTCTGGAAAGCTGGGAGGGGATAAGAAAGACTGATAAACTCAAAAAGATATTGCCCAATTATGCGGTCAGAGAATATTGGAGCAATCTTTTTGATAATATAAAAGATAATAAAAAAGCGCGTGACGGCACCTGGGATGTGCAATGGTTTTATAATGTCTTGATGCACGAAGGGCTGGTAATCGCTCCGAAAAAAAATTTGATCACCAATATCGGCTTTGGCGAAGGAGCTGGCTCGACAGTCAATGTGCTAGATAAAAATGCCAATATGGCGCGCTACCCGATGGAATTTCAACTCCAGCATCCAGCAAGAATAGAATACAATAATCGCCAAGCGGATAATTATACTTTTTGGTATATCTATGACATCAATAGTGGTCTAAAGAAAAAGATCAAATCCTTTCTGCGCCACTATCTGCCCGGACCATACTATTGGCTGAAAAAGATATTAAAGAACATATAA
- a CDS encoding glycosyltransferase family 2 protein: MKVSVLLSAYNAEKYLPEAIESILNQTFTDFEFIIINDASTDKTKEIIENYAKQDKRIRLIHNTYNLGLTKSLNVGIREAQGEYIVRLDADDLSAPERLARQYEFMEGNPKYALTGSWVKIIDENGQMLAKRQPPVETKLIKFHFIFGKPCIWHSSIFFRKDKIAKIGNYNEEYKYAQDLNLYVKLLKEEQITNVPEFLVSHRIHGNSLGRNNSEAQHLCYLKSIFELINESYAKIGWDELVQRDEARNQKTKKIKNLISALKIDGLIYRKFLQKEQLNTKQSAEAKELYRRKRNLMVKGYLKNKMPKIYAALKNEPRDPSPAELNAGSG, from the coding sequence TATAATTAATGATGCCTCGACTGATAAAACTAAGGAAATAATCGAAAATTACGCTAAACAAGATAAGAGAATCAGATTAATTCACAATACATATAATTTGGGGCTAACCAAGTCTCTCAATGTCGGAATCAGGGAGGCACAAGGTGAATATATTGTCAGGCTCGATGCCGATGACCTATCCGCGCCAGAAAGACTGGCTAGACAATATGAATTTATGGAAGGCAACCCCAAATATGCGCTCACGGGCAGTTGGGTAAAAATTATTGACGAAAATGGCCAAATGCTGGCCAAGAGGCAGCCGCCAGTAGAAACAAAATTGATAAAGTTTCATTTTATCTTTGGCAAACCGTGCATCTGGCACAGCTCTATATTTTTCCGTAAAGACAAAATCGCCAAGATAGGCAATTATAATGAGGAATATAAGTACGCCCAAGATTTAAATTTATATGTTAAACTTTTAAAAGAGGAACAAATAACAAATGTGCCAGAATTTTTGGTGAGCCACCGTATCCACGGTAATTCTCTGGGGCGAAACAATAGCGAGGCGCAACATCTTTGTTATTTAAAATCTATTTTTGAATTAATAAATGAAAGTTATGCCAAAATAGGCTGGGATGAATTGGTGCAACGCGATGAGGCGCGCAACCAAAAAACAAAAAAAATAAAAAACTTGATAAGCGCTTTGAAAATTGATGGGCTGATATATAGGAAATTCCTACAAAAAGAGCAACTGAACACAAAACAATCGGCAGAGGCCAAAGAGCTTTACCGCCGAAAAAGGAACTTAATGGTGAAAGGTTATTTGAAAAATAAAATGCCCAAAATTTACGCGGCATTAAAAAATGAACCACGGGATCCTTCCCCCGCAGAACTCAATGCGGGGTCAGGATAA